A single genomic interval of Rhodothermia bacterium harbors:
- a CDS encoding alpha-glucosidase C-terminal domain-containing protein, giving the protein MFHPRYFFVLMALMWLPACKSTQLIGTEGPPNLTPVMRVPEWAKNAVIYELNTRQFSKEGTLAKATEALPQIKALGVDIVWLMPIYPIAEAQKKCNPAETTPCLGSPYAAYDFKAINPQLGTKADLRAFIQKAHALGLKVILDFVPDHTGWESKWMKEKPSYFVKVNGQFTVPIDPFSKQPTDWTDVAMLDYNNPALRRAIIDAHVYWVREFDVDGFREDVAGFIPNDFWAELRVALDRIKPVFMLSEWGDIPEHLTSCFQANYGWKFHVLIKDIAKGKKNANDLMTYLAEFKSKFPTQGYQMHFTQNHDENTWNGTERESFGEAMNTFSALVFTFDGMPLIYNGQEATLDKRLSFFHKDEIDWTGPSRVAFYQKLTQLKHTNQALWNGEAGGAVQRLTTTDDAQVMAFVREKNNQRVLAVFNLSPEAKNITLQVGKFAGTYINVMTGEDQRITGNPVFSLKPWEFILLSR; this is encoded by the coding sequence ATGTTCCATCCCCGATACTTTTTCGTCCTTATGGCTTTGATGTGGCTCCCTGCTTGTAAGAGCACGCAGCTCATCGGCACAGAAGGCCCGCCCAATCTTACGCCCGTCATGCGTGTTCCCGAATGGGCTAAAAATGCCGTGATTTACGAATTGAATACCCGCCAGTTTTCCAAGGAAGGTACTTTGGCGAAGGCAACGGAAGCCTTACCCCAAATAAAAGCATTGGGCGTGGATATTGTATGGCTTATGCCGATTTACCCCATTGCGGAGGCACAGAAAAAGTGTAATCCTGCCGAGACTACACCTTGCCTTGGCAGTCCTTATGCCGCCTACGATTTCAAAGCAATCAATCCGCAACTCGGTACCAAAGCCGATCTCCGCGCATTCATCCAAAAAGCACATGCACTTGGCCTAAAAGTGATCTTAGATTTTGTGCCAGATCATACCGGATGGGAATCTAAATGGATGAAGGAAAAGCCCTCGTATTTTGTGAAAGTTAATGGCCAATTTACCGTTCCCATTGATCCTTTTTCCAAACAACCGACAGACTGGACGGATGTGGCCATGTTGGATTATAACAATCCGGCCTTGCGCCGGGCCATTATTGATGCACACGTCTATTGGGTGCGTGAATTTGATGTGGATGGCTTCCGCGAGGATGTAGCTGGTTTTATACCCAATGACTTCTGGGCAGAACTTCGGGTGGCCTTAGACCGCATTAAACCCGTGTTTATGCTATCGGAGTGGGGGGATATTCCAGAACACCTTACGTCCTGCTTTCAGGCAAACTATGGCTGGAAGTTCCATGTACTGATTAAGGATATTGCAAAAGGCAAAAAAAATGCAAATGACCTTATGACGTACCTTGCCGAGTTCAAATCCAAGTTCCCCACACAAGGTTATCAAATGCACTTCACCCAAAACCATGACGAAAATACGTGGAACGGTACAGAACGCGAATCTTTCGGCGAGGCAATGAATACCTTCTCGGCATTGGTCTTTACCTTTGATGGTATGCCCTTGATTTATAATGGCCAAGAGGCAACTTTAGACAAGCGGCTTTCTTTTTTCCACAAAGATGAAATTGATTGGACAGGCCCCTCGCGTGTCGCATTTTACCAAAAACTGACCCAACTTAAACATACCAACCAGGCCCTCTGGAATGGGGAAGCAGGTGGCGCTGTACAACGTCTTACCACAACCGACGATGCACAGGTCATGGCATTTGTACGTGAAAAAAATAATCAACGTGTTTTGGCGGTCTTCAACCTCTCCCCCGAGGCTAAAAACATTACCTTACAAGTGGGGAAATTTGCGGGTACGTACATCAACGTAATGACGGGCGAAGACCAACGCATAACCGGAAATCCTGTCTTCAGCTTAAAGCCCTGGGAATTTATCCTTCTTTCTCGGTAA
- a CDS encoding glycosyltransferase family 2 protein yields the protein MKPPSSQKKITPSRPPKPLPELVHTAFDPLVVPQYEPLKPEKPSPWWFGFMLLLLICGGIFLFLVIQNPIIPFLGYRLFADRAVLTWSGLVVQASTYVLVVFLLVVVARYAFQMLFALLYMIRYTFQYGQKRGTFTPPVSVVVPAYNEEKLIRQTLLSLLSMDYPEYEVIVVDDGSQDQTARIVERVLGKHGNVTLRLVTKPNGGKASALNAGIQVAKHDFVLCADSDSNLAPETLRMAIRHMEDPKIGAVAGNVKVLNRNTWWTTFQALEYVEGLNLTRTAQSFFKLVNIVPGPVGLFRKSTIEKVGWYSSDTFAEDCDITLKMLRKGWQVVYEPMAVSWTEAPNTISSLIKQRYRWTRGILQAIRKNRHQTWSNFGAWLQMWLVIFEAFVWPFANVFATVYFIYVAFTYSIAYYLLYWWLGLTLLDMAMALCAVAAEREEVRLVWYAVFYRIFFVLVIDICKILATIEEFLGIRMHWGKLDRIGSR from the coding sequence ATGAAACCACCTTCATCCCAAAAAAAGATTACGCCGAGCCGTCCTCCCAAGCCCTTGCCGGAATTGGTGCATACGGCTTTTGATCCTTTGGTGGTTCCACAGTACGAGCCGCTTAAACCAGAGAAACCTTCGCCTTGGTGGTTTGGTTTTATGTTGTTGCTCTTGATTTGTGGTGGCATTTTTCTCTTTTTGGTCATTCAAAATCCGATCATTCCTTTTTTGGGCTATCGGTTATTTGCAGATCGGGCTGTACTGACTTGGTCTGGCTTGGTGGTTCAGGCTTCTACCTATGTTTTGGTTGTTTTCTTATTGGTGGTGGTGGCGCGTTATGCCTTCCAGATGCTTTTTGCATTGCTTTACATGATTCGATACACCTTCCAATACGGGCAAAAGCGAGGTACATTTACACCGCCTGTCTCGGTGGTTGTGCCCGCCTACAACGAGGAAAAACTTATCCGTCAAACATTGCTCTCTCTGCTTTCGATGGATTATCCAGAATACGAAGTGATTGTAGTAGATGATGGGTCTCAAGATCAAACGGCGCGAATTGTGGAACGTGTTTTGGGAAAACATGGTAATGTAACGCTTCGGTTGGTCACCAAGCCTAATGGCGGGAAAGCTTCCGCCCTAAATGCGGGCATCCAAGTGGCCAAACACGACTTTGTGCTTTGTGCCGATAGTGACTCCAACCTTGCGCCAGAAACACTCCGTATGGCAATCCGACACATGGAAGATCCTAAAATTGGCGCAGTGGCGGGTAATGTGAAGGTGCTTAACCGCAATACATGGTGGACAACTTTTCAGGCGCTGGAATATGTTGAGGGCCTCAACCTTACGCGAACGGCGCAGAGTTTTTTTAAATTGGTCAATATTGTGCCCGGCCCTGTAGGTCTTTTCCGTAAATCCACCATTGAAAAAGTAGGCTGGTATAGCTCAGACACCTTTGCTGAAGATTGCGACATTACCCTAAAGATGTTGCGAAAAGGGTGGCAGGTGGTCTATGAGCCAATGGCGGTTTCGTGGACGGAGGCGCCCAATACCATTTCCTCTCTCATTAAACAGCGTTATCGCTGGACGCGGGGAATTCTTCAGGCCATTCGCAAAAATCGTCATCAAACATGGTCGAACTTTGGTGCTTGGCTACAAATGTGGTTGGTTATCTTCGAGGCATTTGTGTGGCCATTTGCAAATGTTTTCGCAACCGTGTATTTTATTTATGTGGCTTTTACATACAGTATTGCCTATTATCTCCTCTACTGGTGGCTTGGACTTACGTTACTGGATATGGCTATGGCGCTTTGTGCGGTTGCGGCGGAGAGGGAGGAAGTACGTCTGGTGTGGTATGCCGTCTTTTATCGCATCTTCTTTGTCTTGGTGATAGACATTTGTAAGATTTTGGCCACGATAGAGGAGTTTTTGGGTATCCGAATGCATTGGGGGAAGTTGGATCGTATTGGTTCAAGGTAG
- a CDS encoding methyltransferase domain-containing protein translates to MTAERSSPQVASDNPIFQRHLFAYKVAASYVYGNVLEVGSGTGYGIRELAPKATHYSAIDKYETPVYNDLEHVHFQLGHIPPFPYSSEQFDVVVSFQVIEHIEDDHLFVSECARVLKPGGTLILSTPNIRMSLTRNPWHVREYTASELTQLCTAFFHSVEMKGIFGKETAMAYFEKNKAFVEKITRLDVFNLQYHLPRRILQIPYDVLNRLNRLALRKSDVGLTHTISTSDFELDTASDRCFDLFCIAQKSAG, encoded by the coding sequence ATGACTGCGGAACGTTCCTCGCCCCAAGTAGCTTCTGATAATCCCATCTTTCAACGACACCTTTTCGCTTACAAGGTAGCAGCCTCATACGTGTATGGAAACGTATTAGAAGTTGGAAGTGGAACGGGTTATGGTATTCGAGAACTTGCACCTAAAGCTACACATTATAGTGCCATAGACAAGTATGAAACACCTGTTTATAATGATTTAGAGCATGTTCATTTCCAGTTAGGGCATATCCCCCCATTTCCCTATTCTTCCGAGCAATTCGATGTAGTGGTCTCGTTTCAGGTGATTGAGCATATTGAGGACGACCATTTGTTTGTCTCGGAATGTGCCAGAGTACTTAAACCGGGAGGTACGCTAATTCTTTCTACGCCCAATATTCGTATGTCGCTCACGCGGAATCCGTGGCATGTTCGGGAATACACGGCCTCCGAATTAACCCAATTGTGTACCGCATTTTTTCATTCGGTAGAGATGAAAGGTATTTTTGGAAAAGAAACTGCAATGGCCTATTTCGAAAAAAATAAGGCTTTTGTCGAAAAAATTACCCGTTTAGACGTGTTTAACCTGCAATACCACCTGCCCCGACGTATTCTCCAAATACCATATGATGTACTTAATCGGCTTAATCGGCTGGCATTGCGTAAAAGTGATGTTGGATTAACCCATACCATTAGTACCTCTGACTTTGAGCTTGATACCGCCTCAGATCGTTGTTTTGACTTGTTTTGTATTGCCCAGAAAAGTGCTGGTTGA